TTGTGGAATTATCCCTGAGAGATGGTTGTTTGAAAGATCCAGAGACTCGAGCGACCTCATATTCCCAATGCCAATGGGAATATCTCCAGAGAGATGGTTGTGAGACAAGTTCAAGCCATGCAATCttgagaggaaagaaagttctTCGGGGATTGACCCATTCAAAAAGTTGCTAGAGAGATCCAAATTGACCACAAGTTGCAGAACAATTTTGGTGTACTCGTTATATCTTCCCTTTAAGATCTCAACCACGTACTCTCGACCCCAAGCCATACCGTAGCCTTTGAATGTCAAGAAAATTATATCTTGTATAGGAGCGACAGCCACATATCCAAATGAATTGGTTTGATTCAAGTTGATCATGCCGCTCATGTTGCCAAGACAATGTGGGATCATTCCCGTCAAATTGTTTATTGCCATGTCTAATATTCTCAACTTTGATAGTGAGCAAAGTTGCGGAGGGATGTTGCCGACAAACCTATTCTCTCGTAGCCTTAGGATCAACAAGGAGTGAAAGCTTTCATCAAACCATGTGGGAATGCTTCCAGACAAATTATTCTCTCCAAGGTCTAAAATTACTAGATTTGTGCAATAATCTAAAGCTTGAGGAAGCTCCCCATTGAGATGGTTTCCGTTCAAGTGTAGGGTGGTAAGGCCGGGCAATGATCCAAGTGAGCTAGGGATTACTCCGGACAACTTATTGAATGACAAAGTCAAGAATGCTAAAGAATCCTTCCAACAGTCTAGAATACTACCAGATAGGCTATTATTGGCAAGATTTAAAACAATCAACTCCATGTTGCATAATGATGACGGTAGAGTACCATCAATTAGGTTGTCATTGAGATATAGAGTATGTACCTGGTACATAATACCAATATCTGTTGGAAGAGAACCGGAGATAAAGTTGTGGGAGAGATCTAAATAGAACCATTAGATACACATGTTGGGCAAGGGGCCAGTAATTTGATTGTAAGATAGATCAAGCCAGGAAAACGTCAAGTTGGTTGACAATTTTGGTAAGTTCCCAGTAATCTGATTGTAAGATAAATCGAGTCCGAAAAATGTCAAGTTGGCTGACCATTCAGGCAAGGGCCCAATAATATGATTGTAAGATAGATCGAGCTCGAAAAACGTCAAGTTGGCCGACCATTCTGGCAAGGGCCCAGTAATCTGATTGTAAGATAGATCGAGCTCGGAAAATGTCAAGTTGGTCGACCATTCGGAGCAAAACATCGAGGGCCCGGCAAGGGCCCCGTAATCTGTAAGATAGATCGAGCGAAAACGTTGTAAGATAGATCGAGCTCGGAAAACATCAAGTTGGCCGACCATTCTGGCAAGGGCCCAGTAAGTTGATTGTAAGATAGATCCAGCCGGGAAAACGTCAAGTTGGCTAACCAACTCGATAAGGGCCCAAAAAGGGAAGCATTGGAAAGTCCGATATATTCAGTGTTCACTTGTGTTTGAATCCATCTGGGAACTTTAGCTCCGAAATTACAAGAGTTCATCCTGATAACCACCAATTGGAAAGGGGGTATCCAGCTGGGTTTTACCTTAAAAGTCAAATTATTATTGCCATCGATCTGCAACTTCTTGAGCCTTGACAAATTAGAAAAATGGATTTCGGTAATCACACCTTCAAAATGATTATTGAAAAGAAGCAACCCTTGCAAAGCCCCCAATTTCCCTAATGACTCAGGAATATGCCCCCCCAATTGATTGTAAGAAAGATCTAACAATCTCAATGATGACAACCGACCCATTGATGGTGGAATGGTCCCATTCAATCCATTAAACGAAAGATCTAGTGTTTGCAAGTTTGACAATGATCCAATGACACTAGGGATTTGACCGGAGAAGAAATTGTTGTAAAGCATGATACTTTTTAAGTTTGTGAAGTGCTCCAACCAATCGGGTAGAGCACCCTTAAGATGATTTAAACATATCTCTAGACTCTCTAAGCTATTCTCGATGAGTCCCGATGAATTTCCTTGGGTTcttgaaatctcttctccaatTTGGTTATCACACAAATGCAATGACTTGAGGTACCGCATGTTCtttaagaataagaataagccTCCTTCAATgctatcaaaaaaatttcccttgAGACTGAGATGAGCAAGGCTGGTAAACTTGTCAAACCACATGGAAATTGATGAGTTGAAATAGTTCAATGAAAGATCAAGATGTTGAAGAGAAGTCATGTTTTGAAACAAAGTGCTCGGAATGGGACCTTCGAAAAGATTACCCGAAAGATCGAGGTATTGAAGATGAACAAGAGAAGTAAAATTGGCCAAGTGATTAGAagacaaatgaaaattatataatCCACAGCCTGATAAGCTCAAATGCGATAAATTTGGGAGCGTGCTGATCACTTGCATGAGGACTCTTTCATTCGAAATCATTGAGCCACTCATGTCAAGGTACTTTAGTGATTGAAGATGAGAAACCCACAGGATATCATCCACAACCAAATTTTCGTCTTCATTACCAAGATCTAGGACTTCCAACTTGGTGAGATTTCCCAATTGTTGGGGAACCGTTCCACGGAAGTTGGCAAACGATAGATTAAGGTATCTCAATTGTTTGATCGAACCGAAGAATTCGGGTATTCTTCCATGATTGGAATCGATCCCACTTAAGTCCAAGTGGTTCAAGTATCTCAAGTGGAGCAAAGAAGAGTTCAACTCACCACCAACTAGGAGAAGGATCGGTCCCATGGAACTAATTTCGTCTTTTGTTGGTTGGGGTAATAATTGGAGATTGATGACATGACCATGTGCTCTATCACAAATCACTCCTTCCCATCTGCAGCAATCTTTGCCTTCCCATGAAGAAAGCAAGCCACGTGGATCTAAGAGGCTTTGTCGAAGCTGGAGCAGAgcctctctttcttgctctctGCAAATGGACATTGAATTGTTATAGAAGCACACACATGAATTGTCTAAAATAAGTAACAGAGTCACTAGTGTGAACACTTGGGAACAATATCTGCCCATGAGCAATGAGAGACAAGATGAATTCATGTTTTAGAGTTGAGATTTTGAGGGTCCTCTAATCAAACCCAGATCATTTATAGAGAAGGGCAGGGAGAGATTTCTCTTTTAATGTGACAAGTTGTGGTTTCGTACATGCACCTTATGCCCATGGATGTGTATCATGTATATGCAGCGCATTTAAGGTCCACATATGATAGTCATCTTCAGGGAAAAAAGGCTCATCCATTCTTGCAGTTGGAGTTTGTAAATTGATGACCAGATCCCATCTAGACGAGATGTCCCCATCAACTTGGACGCCAGAGCAGCGCCATTATGGAGATTGCGGACAAGCCCATCTAGTATTTTGCGGTGCTAGTCTCGGATAAAGTCAAGTCTTTTGGGTCCGTGTCGTTATTCATATTAAGGGGCGAAGAGTAGTGCCAATATGGAAATTGTGCGTAAGcagcttgatgtgacttaagccttttttttttgaatggaACCAGTATTCTTAGAATCAGTGttggatattttattattattatttgcttgtGGTCCAtgtcataaaaattaaaaaaaaatttaaaaaattaaaaagttttaattttaaaaatttcaatttcaaaaaatttaaaaattaaaaaaaaaaagaaaattttaaaaattttaattttaaaaaattttaaaaattaaaaaaaaaaagaaatttaaaaaattttaattttaaaaaattttaaaaattaaaaaaaaaaaaattaaaaaaatttaattttaaaaaaatttaaaaattaaaaaaaaaagaaaaattataaaattttaattttaaaaaattttaaaaaaaattaaaaaataagaaaatttttaaaaatttttaaaaatttttaaaaaaaaagaaaattatgaaaattttaattttaaaaaattaaaaaaaatctaaaaaaataagaaaaatttaaaaattttaattttaaaaaattttaaaaattaaacaaattttaattttaaaaattttaaaaaaataagaaaattttaaaaatttttatttaaaaaaattttaaaaattaaaaaaatttaaaaatttaatttaaaaaaattttaaaaaaataaaaaataagaaaattttaaaaattttaattttaaaaaaaattaaaaaattttaaaaaaattaaaaaattttaaaaaaattaaaaattttaaaaaaattaaaaaatttttaaaaaattaaaaaatttaaaaaaaattaaaaaattttaaaaaattaaaaaatttttaaaaattaaaaaattaaaaaagggggtgGGAGGCGTTTGAGGGCTCCACCTCCCCcctttttataacttttataattttattttttaatttttcttaattttaaaaaaatttaaaaatttcttaatttaaaaaaaaattaaaattttcttaattttttaaaatttttaaaatttttcttaatttttaaaatttttcttaatttttaaaatttttcttaatttttaaaattttaaaattttcttaatttttaaaaattttaaattttcttaattttaaaatttttaaattttcttaatttttaaaatttttcttaattttttaaattttttaaattttttcttattttttaaaatttttgaatattttaaatctaatttaattaattttatgtttttacGCGTCTCGTTTTGACTCGGCagaaaacggcgccgttttggaCTAACTCTGGAACAATTTTCGATGGCTAAGTGGTTTACTTCCAGATGATGGCTCATGTCTGAATTTAAAGTTATGGCATGTGTCCCGGCGTGCTTGACGGTTATGGCACTCCATGTCACCATATTAAGGTCATTTCTTGGTCTACATTGCGAGTTTCCAAAGACACCGTTTGTTTTACGTTTTAATCTTAACTAGTTTACTAACTCTGGAACAACGATGCTAACTAGTCTTCTTGCTCATAAGGATGATGGTAATGTACCATTCATCGGGATTTCACGGAGACATGATAGAAGAGGTAGAGATCTTATGTTGTCGGAGAGATCTTCATTGAGACCGCCAAAAAGGTGCATATATTGGGTAAGGGCGTGGTAATTTGAGTGTGAGACAAATCAAGCCACAAAGTTCACATGTTGGTTGACCATATAGGCGAAGCCTCCAAAATGGAGGCATtgtagagagagaagccatggtcCTCCACTTGCGTCTGCGTCCATTGTGGAAATGTCAATCTAGTTGGGATTTGCCTTAGAAGTCGGATAATTATTGCTAATATCCAAATACTACAGGCTAGACCTAGTTTATGTGGAGTGTGGATCGCTCGGGCATAGGGAGCAAAATATCGGAGCGCGGAACGTCATTTGTGCCAAACGATAAGGGTAGACTTCTTTTAATCATGTAATTAGTATCATACATGATTTTGCAGTAACAGCAAAGATGATATAGGCAGTATAATGTGTTTCTAACGTATCATGTTCAAAGaagaattattattttaaattgtgttttcaattacaaaaaatatcagctgaaaaatatatctcatataaaaataaagatcAGTACATTGGAACGTCTGAAATGCTCATTTTAGTATATGGATGCATTCTCATCTCAGATGATATTCTGTGCACCTAGGATTTACGGGCCGTGTAAGAGACGAATGCACACATCTAGCATATCGAGTAATTGCCATGTGAGAGGCGAATGCATACATGTTCCTTTCAATGAAAgttcatgaaaatgaaagtcCGCGCATAACTCCAAGTCGAGTCAATATTTACCACTTTTTAaagttcataaaaaatgaaaacccaCCAATAACTCCAAGTCAAAGTCAATGTTTATGACATTTCAGAATAATAACTTACTTCATCTTTAGAGCTAGTCCAGTATTCTTGTTTATTTCCGCTTTTGCGACGTAGTAAGTCCAATAGAGTAGTAGTCATGCCTCACATAATCAGTATCATAGCTGGAAAAAGTTGAAACCGGGAGGCGTTTGCCTTTGCCTACTGCTATAAGCTTATAACACTGACTCATACCATATCATTTACCTTTGGCTGAACGAGTGTCCATGTTGATTTGGTtgcaattatttcttttttccgtaAGTAAATATCGTGTATTCGCAAAACTCCAGCAACTGTGGGAGGAGAAGTTGTTTTACTACCCTCTGCATTTATGCAAAAGCTTCATTCTCCCCCCTTTTTTGTTAAAAACAGATTAAATCTAGATTTGCGAGACTTTTTCAATAACATGTAATTAATGAATTAGTCGCTCGAAACACAAAAGCAAGTCACAAAAACTTTTAGACTTTCTACTCAACAAATAAAGAGTTTTCAGAAATTCTGACAGACTACACTTGTGTAGGGATTTCGTTATGTACGAGCATTCTGTTATTATGAAATGTAAAAACCCAATTATAGGTAAGTAACACTGGTAATCCATGTATAACTCCAGATAAAGtgatcattctctctctctctctacataaaaaaagaacttcCCTAATGATACGTGTCAATGTCGTGATcaattcttaaaatattttgatcacatcctaataaaaaagaacttaaCAATGATACATTTTATCAATTAGATCGAGCAATAAAACAAAGGCAATGTAGTGTCTATCGTAAGATTATTACGGTAAATttatagaaagaaaatggcTCATTTTTTACCTTAATTACATCATTTTCATTCAACTGATAAAGTATCTAGCCTTCTGCCTTCGGTATTGGTACCTTAGACAGGAAGCTCTTGAATAAAGCATgtgccacagagagagagagagagagagagagagagatacattGGCACTTCAACaccacaaatatatatatgcttttCCACAAACACATAGAATGGCCTCTACAGTAGGCTCATGCTTATCCTTTTACCTCTCATCACTAAGCATGACTGAATCAACTCAATTAAGCTCTTCTCCTAGCTTTGCTTCCTATTAATGTCAAAATATGTTTATAAGTGAAAGTCTAAATTCATATAAGAGATTTTCTATTTGGAAATTGATGGACAAATaagcaataaatttaaaacttaaaagtAAAGTCCAAGTTGGATTAAGTTTCAGAACAAATTAGGATATCAACTTTCCAAATTTGGGTTGGATTCGGCAAGGCCTATAGTTCCAcgtttaatatataaaataagcaAATCTCTTTTGGGAGTTAGCCCTGTTGATTCGCCGTTCATGGAGAGTTTAACAGGTCTGTGGAATTCTCATACCGTTGTTGGAGAATAATTCGTGAATTAAGTCTCATTAAGTCGGTGTTCAAGCCGCGAAATCATGCAGTAAGATTTGGATATTTCTTTGTAATATTGAGAAATATTTCGTGAGAAATTGTGAAGAATAAACATTATTGagtttaattagaaaaaaatatttaaaaaatagtaaattttgttcatatcaATGCCGGCCATGCCATGTAGGACGACTAGCATCCATATCAACGAATTCCGGCcaagatggactcaattggctaaaagtgaaaaagtttatgactcaattggcaaaattaaaatgtttaggactaagttgacaaaagtacaataggtttatgattttttggacaatttttccacaTTTTCATGTACCTATCCTTCCTTTGATTTCTGAAATGTGTCAAGTCGGAAGATTATTCGAGTGATTTGACAATGATGGGGAGCTATAGTAGTGAGCAGCTTTTAATTCGCTTTTCTAGTTTCTCCATTTAAAGTTCATGGAATGCAAAATGCATTTTTCCATAACTCGAATTTCAAGGATACTAAAACCTATATtacattaaagaaaaattcgCCAACATAAATCGAGATGGGTCTATGATGCATTGTCTAAGCTGGAGCAAAGCCTCTCCTTTTTGCTCTCTGCAAATGGAAGTTGAGTTTTTAGAGAAGCAAACgcatgaattatttaaaaagagcAATAAAGTTACGAGTGAAAGGACACATTTATGTTTGAGGGAGTGGGGGTTTAAGGATCCTCTAATTAAATCCAGATCAATTATAGAGAAGCAGGgggagatttttctttcaacGTGACAAGTTGGGGTTCCAAACATGCACCTTATGTGGATGCATGTGTGCCATCTCGAAGGATGTATGTGTAGCACATGTAAGGTCCATGTATCATAATCACTGTCCAAGAAGAGAAGGCACATCAATTCTTGCAATTAGAGTTTGTAAATTGATGACTAGGCCCCATCCAAAGGACAAAATTCAACCTCTAGATATTAGTCCAAGTGAAAAGCAGCTCCACTAAGGAGATAGTGGAGAATTACACTTAATTTATGCACTGTTGTATACAGACTAAGTCAAGTCTCTAGATATTAGTCCAAGTGAAAAGCAGCTCCACTAAGGAGATAGTGGAGAATTACACTTAATTTATGCACTGTTGTATACAGACTAAGTCAAGTCTTAGGGGTTAATAATTGTTTCTCTGTATAAATGCGTGCTTATAATAGTACCACTCAATTCAAGTTATGATTTTTACTAACTTATCAATTTCGAAATAATGATCTTAATTAGTCTTGTTGCTTGTGCAACACATGAGAATATGTTGGTCATTGCTTAAAAAGCAACACAATAAAAAACACCATCGAAAAATATATTGTGATTACTTTCACAATATCacaaatgtaattattttctgaaTTCTTCCCCCACAACAACTATGTTAAACTTGAGTTTGCTTTGCCCATAAAAACTCTAtataaatgatgattttgaccTCAGAAAACATAAACGGTTCAATCTGTAAAAGAACTTTCTCTATGTAGGCTTTTCTTTCAATAGAAAGATATAATTTGATTCTTTAGTTGTGCGTTTAGTGTTTCCCATGGGtgtaaatcaaaacaaatagtGATGGTAATAAAGCAAGGGATCATTAGCGCACCATGTGCAGCAAGTGAAAAGGTCATAGGACCATTCCAACATATAAACCACACTAAGAAACTCAGAgctatcaaaaaataaaataagagaaaatcctCCCAAGGAAAATGAATCAGACCGCGTGTGTATCTTATTTTATAGTATAAAAAATGGTCTGACAACGAGTAGGGATAAACATTTAATATCACTGCTAAAAGCATTtacaaacaaaaaacaaaaacaaacagaaTCTAACCACCGACTATGTTGTAAAGGAAAAAGTAGCAACAAGCTCTGGATGGATAATGATATGAGAAGGATTGAGGA
This Eucalyptus grandis isolate ANBG69807.140 chromosome 7, ASM1654582v1, whole genome shotgun sequence DNA region includes the following protein-coding sequences:
- the LOC108960931 gene encoding receptor-like protein EIX2 gives rise to the protein MAINNLTGMIPHCLGNMSGMINLNQTNSFGYVAVAPIQDIIFLTFKGYGMAWGREYVVEILKGRYNEYTKIVLQLVVNLDLSSNFLNGSIPEELSFLSRLHGLNLSHNHLSGDIPIGIGNMRSLESLDLSNNHLSGIIPQGISALTSLAHLNLSQNNLMGQIPKGNQIQTLDDPSIYASNPLLCGDLLRKKCLSAETPQPQKVPHPKDTHQLDQMLFYAVIMLGFAIGFWGFFGVLQFKKDWRRAYFNFADQAAHKTYVAIIVKVAKCKKLAILCPLLCL